In one Streptomyces sp. NBC_01288 genomic region, the following are encoded:
- the recF gene encoding DNA replication/repair protein RecF (All proteins in this family for which functions are known are DNA-binding proteins that assist the filamentation of RecA onto DNA for the initiation of recombination or recombinational repair.), whose translation MHVTHLSLADFRSYAGVDVPLDPGVTAFVGPNGQGKTNLVEAIGYLATLGSHRVSSDAPLVRMGAERAIIRAQVRQGERQQLVELELNPGRANRARINRSSQVRPRDVLGIVRTVLFAPEDLALVKGDPGERRRFLDELITARSPRMAGVRSDYERVLKQRNTLLKSAALARRHGGRSMDLSTLDVWDQHLARVGAELLAQRLDLIAAIQPLADKAYEQLAPGGGPVALEYKPSAPGEAHTREDLYEQLMAAIAEARKQEIERGVTLVGPHRDDLVLKLGQLPAKGYASHGESWSYALALRLASYDLLRGEGNEPVLVLDDVFAELDTRRRERLAELVAPGEQVLVTAAVDDDVPHVLAGTRYSVAEGAVERV comes from the coding sequence ATGCACGTCACGCATCTGTCGCTGGCCGACTTCCGCTCGTACGCCGGGGTCGACGTCCCGCTCGACCCCGGCGTCACCGCTTTCGTGGGACCCAACGGGCAGGGCAAGACCAACCTCGTCGAGGCCATCGGCTACCTCGCCACCCTGGGCAGTCACCGCGTCTCCTCCGATGCCCCCCTCGTCCGCATGGGCGCCGAGCGCGCGATCATCCGGGCCCAGGTCAGGCAGGGCGAGCGGCAGCAGCTGGTCGAGCTGGAGCTGAACCCCGGCCGCGCCAACCGCGCCCGCATCAACCGGTCCTCGCAGGTCAGACCCCGTGACGTGCTGGGCATCGTACGGACCGTGCTGTTCGCGCCCGAGGACCTCGCCCTGGTGAAGGGCGATCCCGGGGAGCGGCGGCGGTTCCTGGACGAGCTGATCACCGCGCGCTCTCCGCGCATGGCCGGGGTCCGTTCCGACTACGAGCGGGTGCTCAAGCAGCGCAACACCCTCCTGAAGTCGGCCGCGTTGGCGCGGCGGCACGGCGGGCGGTCGATGGACCTGTCCACGCTCGACGTGTGGGATCAGCATCTCGCGCGCGTGGGCGCCGAGTTGCTCGCCCAGCGGCTCGATCTGATCGCCGCGATCCAGCCCCTCGCCGACAAGGCGTACGAGCAACTCGCCCCCGGTGGTGGTCCGGTGGCCCTGGAGTACAAGCCGTCGGCGCCCGGTGAGGCACACACGCGTGAAGACCTCTACGAGCAGTTGATGGCGGCGATCGCGGAGGCGCGCAAGCAGGAGATCGAGCGGGGCGTCACCCTCGTAGGACCGCATCGGGACGATTTGGTTCTCAAACTCGGTCAGTTGCCCGCCAAGGGGTACGCCTCGCACGGGGAGTCCTGGTCGTACGCGCTGGCGTTGCGGCTCGCGTCGTACGACCTGCTCCGGGGTGAGGGCAATGAGCCGGTGCTCGTGCTCGACGACGTGTTCGCGGAGCTGGACACGCGGCGTCGGGAGCGGCTGGCCGAGTTGGTGGCGCCCGGCGAGCAGGTGCTGGTGACGGCCGCGGTCGACGACGACGTACCGCATGTCCTGGCGGGGACGCGGTACAGCGTGGCGGAGGGGGCGGTGGAGCGCGTATGA
- the dnaA gene encoding chromosomal replication initiator protein DnaA has product MADVPADLAAVWPRVLEQLLGEGRGQGVETKDEHWIRRCQPLALVADTALLAVPNEFAKGVLEGRLAPIVSETLSRECGRPIRIAITVDDSAGEPPGPPAPPAQPQRRYEEPEQSRDPYEGGYGRHRAEPLPGGPGDQLPTARPAYPSEYQRPEPGAWPRPSQDDYGWQQQRLGFPERDPYASPSQDQYGPPSQDQYGPPVKDKYGPPQDSYQSQQDQYAPPQQDYRPQSMERPSYEQQRAEYEQSRAEYEKSREQYNQRDARRDLSDSHAPSNSGHVHRSGPGPLGSKPAPAAGPGEPTARLNPKYLFDTFVIGASNRFAHAAAVAVAEAPAKAYNPLFIYGESGLGKTHLLHAIGHYARSLYPGTRVRYVSSEEFTNEFINSIRDGKGDSFRKRYREMDILLVDDIQFLADKESTQEEFFHTFNTLHNANKQIVLSSDRPPKQLVTLEDRLRNRFEWGLITDVQPPELETRIAILRKKAVQEQLNAPPEVLEFIASRISRNIRELEGALIRVTAFASLNRQPVDLGLTEIVLKDLIPGGEDSTPEITATAIMGATADYFGITVEDLCGSSRGRQLVTARQIAMYVCRELTDLSLPKIGAQFGGRDHTTVMHADRKIRALMAERRSIYNQVTELTNRIKNG; this is encoded by the coding sequence GGTGTCGAGACCAAGGACGAGCACTGGATCCGGCGCTGCCAACCCCTGGCACTCGTCGCCGACACCGCCTTGCTCGCCGTACCGAACGAATTTGCGAAAGGCGTGCTCGAAGGCCGCCTCGCCCCGATCGTCAGCGAGACGCTGAGCCGCGAGTGCGGCCGGCCGATCCGCATCGCGATCACCGTCGACGACTCCGCCGGCGAGCCCCCCGGCCCGCCGGCGCCCCCCGCCCAGCCCCAGCGGCGCTACGAGGAACCCGAGCAGAGCCGGGACCCCTATGAGGGCGGCTACGGCCGTCATCGCGCCGAGCCGCTCCCGGGCGGCCCCGGCGACCAGTTGCCCACCGCGCGTCCCGCCTATCCGTCGGAGTACCAGCGCCCCGAGCCGGGCGCCTGGCCGCGTCCGTCGCAGGACGACTACGGTTGGCAGCAGCAGCGGCTCGGCTTCCCCGAGCGGGACCCGTACGCGTCGCCTTCGCAGGATCAGTACGGACCGCCGTCCCAGGACCAGTACGGGCCACCGGTGAAGGACAAGTACGGTCCGCCGCAGGACTCGTACCAGTCGCAGCAGGACCAGTACGCGCCGCCGCAGCAGGACTACCGCCCGCAGTCGATGGAGCGTCCGTCGTACGAGCAGCAGCGCGCCGAATACGAACAGTCGCGGGCCGAGTACGAGAAGTCCCGCGAGCAGTACAACCAGCGCGACGCGCGCCGCGACCTGTCCGACTCGCACGCGCCGTCCAACTCCGGTCATGTGCACCGCAGCGGTCCGGGACCGCTGGGCTCGAAGCCCGCGCCGGCGGCCGGCCCGGGTGAGCCGACCGCGCGCCTGAACCCGAAGTACCTCTTCGACACGTTCGTCATCGGTGCCTCGAACCGGTTCGCGCACGCGGCCGCGGTCGCCGTCGCCGAGGCGCCCGCGAAGGCGTACAACCCCCTTTTCATCTATGGGGAGTCGGGGCTCGGCAAGACGCACCTGCTGCACGCGATCGGGCACTACGCGCGGAGCCTGTACCCCGGCACGCGCGTGCGGTACGTGAGCTCCGAGGAGTTCACCAACGAGTTCATCAACTCGATCCGCGACGGCAAGGGCGACAGCTTCCGCAAGCGGTACCGCGAGATGGACATCCTTCTTGTCGACGACATCCAGTTCCTCGCGGACAAGGAGTCGACGCAGGAGGAGTTCTTCCACACCTTCAACACGCTCCACAACGCGAACAAGCAGATCGTGCTCTCCAGCGACCGGCCGCCCAAGCAGCTGGTCACGCTGGAGGACCGGCTGCGGAACCGCTTCGAGTGGGGACTGATCACCGACGTCCAACCGCCCGAGCTGGAGACCCGTATCGCCATCCTTCGTAAGAAGGCGGTGCAGGAGCAGCTCAACGCCCCGCCGGAGGTCCTGGAGTTCATCGCCTCCCGCATCTCGCGCAACATCCGCGAGCTGGAGGGGGCACTGATCCGGGTGACGGCGTTCGCGTCGCTCAACCGGCAACCCGTCGACCTAGGTCTCACCGAGATCGTCCTCAAGGACCTCATCCCGGGCGGCGAGGACTCCACACCGGAGATCACCGCGACGGCGATCATGGGCGCGACCGCCGACTACTTCGGCATCACGGTCGAGGACCTGTGCGGCAGTTCGCGCGGCCGCCAACTGGTCACGGCCCGGCAGATCGCCATGTACGTATGCCGCGAACTGACCGACCTCTCGCTCCCGAAGATCGGCGCACAGTTCGGCGGCCGCGACCACACGACGGTCATGCACGCCGACCGCAAGATCCGCGCCCTGATGGCCGAGCGTCGCTCGATCTACAACCAGGTCACCGAACTGACCAACCGCATCAAGAACGGCTGA
- the dnaN gene encoding DNA polymerase III subunit beta, whose translation MKIRVERDVLAEAVAWAARSLPARPPAPVLAGLLLKSEEGQLSLSSFDYEVSARVSVDAEIEEEGTVLVSGRLLADICRALPNRPVEISTDGVRATVVCGSSRFTLHTLPVEEYPALPQMPGATGTVPGEVFASAAAQVAIAAGRDDTLPVLTGVRIEIEGDTVTLASTDRYRFAVREFLWKPENPEASAVALVPAKTLLDTAKALTSGDSVILALSGSGAGEGLIGFEGAGRRTTTRLLEGDLPKYRSLFPTEFNSIAVIETAPFVEAVKRVALVAERNTPVRLSFEQGVLILEAGSSDDAQAVERVDANLEGDDVSIAFNPTFLLDGLSAIDSPVAQLSFTTSTKPALLSGKPALDAEADEAYKYLIMPVRLSG comes from the coding sequence GTGAAGATCCGGGTGGAACGCGACGTACTCGCGGAGGCAGTGGCCTGGGCGGCACGCAGCCTCCCGGCCCGTCCGCCGGCGCCGGTCCTCGCCGGCCTCCTGCTGAAGTCCGAGGAGGGGCAGCTGAGCCTGTCCAGCTTCGACTACGAGGTCTCCGCACGCGTGTCGGTCGACGCGGAGATCGAGGAGGAGGGCACGGTCCTCGTCTCCGGCCGACTGCTCGCCGACATCTGCCGCGCTCTTCCGAACCGTCCGGTGGAGATTTCCACAGACGGTGTACGGGCGACGGTGGTCTGCGGCTCCTCCCGCTTCACCCTGCACACACTCCCTGTGGAGGAGTACCCGGCGCTGCCGCAGATGCCGGGCGCGACCGGCACCGTCCCCGGTGAGGTGTTCGCCTCGGCGGCCGCCCAGGTGGCCATCGCGGCCGGCCGTGACGACACGCTGCCCGTCCTCACCGGTGTGCGGATCGAGATCGAGGGCGACACGGTGACGCTGGCGTCCACCGACCGCTACCGCTTCGCGGTCCGCGAGTTCCTGTGGAAGCCGGAGAACCCGGAGGCGTCCGCGGTCGCCCTGGTGCCCGCCAAGACGCTCCTGGACACCGCCAAGGCCCTCACGAGCGGCGACAGCGTGATCCTGGCGCTGTCCGGTTCCGGCGCGGGAGAGGGCCTCATCGGCTTCGAGGGTGCCGGGCGTCGTACGACCACCCGCCTCCTGGAGGGCGACCTCCCGAAGTACCGCTCGCTGTTCCCGACGGAGTTCAACTCCATCGCCGTGATCGAGACCGCCCCCTTCGTGGAAGCCGTCAAGCGCGTGGCCCTGGTCGCCGAGCGGAACACGCCGGTGCGGCTGAGCTTCGAGCAGGGTGTGCTGATCCTGGAGGCCGGTTCCAGCGACGACGCACAGGCTGTGGAGCGCGTCGACGCGAACCTTGAGGGCGACGACGTGTCGATCGCCTTCAACCCGACGTTCCTGCTGGACGGCCTGAGCGCCATCGACTCCCCGGTCGCCCAGCTGTCGTTCACGACGTCCACCAAGCCCGCGCTGCTCAGCGGCAAGCCGGCCCTGGACGCCGAGGCGGACGAGGCCTACAAGTACCTGATCATGCCGGTCCGCCTCAGCGGCTGA
- the gnd gene encoding phosphogluconate dehydrogenase (NAD(+)-dependent, decarboxylating), which yields MELGLVGLGKMGGNMRERIRRAGHTVIGYDRNPDLADVHSLGELVGKLKGPRVVWVMVPAGAPTQATVDELAGLLEPGDVVVDGGNSRWTDDEKHAEELGAKGIGFVDAGVSGGVWGLQNGYALMVGGDAENIAKVQPVFDALKPEGEFGFVHAGKVGAGHFSKMVHNGIEYAMMQAYAEGWELLEKVDSVTDVREVFRSWQEGTVIRSWLLDLAVNALDGDEHLDKLKGYAEDSGEGRWTVEAAIDNAVPLPAITASLFARFASRQEDSPQMKMVAALRNQFGGHAVETK from the coding sequence ATGGAGCTCGGTCTCGTCGGCCTCGGCAAGATGGGCGGCAACATGCGCGAGCGCATCCGCCGCGCAGGCCACACCGTCATCGGATACGACCGCAACCCGGACCTCGCCGATGTCCACAGCCTGGGAGAGCTTGTGGGCAAGCTCAAGGGCCCGCGCGTGGTGTGGGTGATGGTCCCGGCCGGCGCCCCGACCCAGGCGACCGTCGACGAGCTGGCCGGGCTCCTGGAGCCCGGCGACGTCGTCGTGGACGGCGGCAACTCCCGCTGGACGGACGACGAGAAGCACGCCGAGGAGCTCGGGGCCAAGGGCATCGGCTTCGTCGACGCGGGCGTCTCAGGCGGCGTCTGGGGCCTCCAGAACGGCTACGCCCTGATGGTCGGCGGCGACGCCGAGAACATCGCCAAGGTGCAGCCCGTCTTCGACGCCCTCAAGCCGGAGGGCGAGTTCGGCTTCGTGCACGCCGGCAAGGTCGGCGCGGGCCACTTCTCGAAGATGGTCCACAACGGCATCGAGTACGCCATGATGCAGGCCTATGCCGAGGGCTGGGAGCTGCTGGAGAAGGTCGACTCGGTGACGGACGTCCGCGAGGTCTTCCGCTCCTGGCAGGAGGGCACGGTCATCCGCTCCTGGCTGCTCGACCTGGCCGTCAACGCCCTGGACGGCGACGAGCACCTCGACAAGCTCAAGGGCTACGCCGAGGACTCCGGCGAGGGCCGCTGGACCGTCGAGGCCGCCATCGACAACGCCGTGCCGCTGCCCGCGATCACGGCCTCCCTCTTCGCGCGGTTCGCGTCGCGCCAGGAGGACTCGCCGCAGATGAAGATGGTCGCGGCACTGCGCAACCAGTTCGGCGGCCACGCGGTCGAGACGAAGTAG
- a CDS encoding DUF721 domain-containing protein, protein MTTDQPAGGEPAPKKAAEPSGVDLARVALRAAKEQARARGDAAQQKKQARRGGLRSGARADGRDPMALGAAINRLLNERGWETPAAVGGVMGRWPQIVGEDLANHCVPEKYDEDERVLIVRCDSTAWATNLRLLAPQLVARLNEDLGHGTVKLLKVNGPGGPPRRYGPLRAPGSTGPGDTYG, encoded by the coding sequence ATGACGACGGATCAGCCCGCGGGCGGGGAACCCGCGCCCAAGAAGGCCGCCGAACCCTCCGGCGTCGACCTCGCGCGCGTGGCGCTGCGCGCCGCGAAAGAACAGGCACGCGCGCGTGGGGACGCGGCGCAGCAGAAGAAGCAGGCGCGGCGCGGCGGCCTGCGCTCCGGCGCGCGCGCCGACGGCCGCGACCCGATGGCCCTCGGTGCTGCGATCAACCGGCTGCTGAACGAGCGCGGCTGGGAGACGCCGGCCGCGGTGGGCGGGGTGATGGGCCGCTGGCCGCAGATCGTCGGCGAGGACCTGGCCAACCACTGCGTCCCGGAGAAGTACGACGAGGACGAGCGGGTCCTGATCGTGCGCTGCGACTCGACGGCCTGGGCGACGAACCTGCGTCTCCTCGCCCCGCAGCTGGTGGCCCGGCTGAACGAGGACCTGGGGCACGGCACGGTGAAGCTCCTCAAGGTGAACGGCCCTGGTGGGCCGCCCCGCCGCTACGGTCCCCTGCGCGCTCCCGGCAGCACGGGTCCCGGCGACACCTATGGGTGA